The Helianthus annuus cultivar XRQ/B chromosome 16, HanXRQr2.0-SUNRISE, whole genome shotgun sequence genome includes a window with the following:
- the LOC110919806 gene encoding CENP-B homolog protein 2-like: MTDEIRRALCKHNKDNLSLTQKQLQEWVHSNYGLQKNLSMNGFFNIMKDMYPVDTPYFTFSIGWLGKFKARYGIKNFLRCGESGSVEMEGMEDKLKSIRDKVDQFEMKDIFNMDETGLFFRLQPDHSLATMQLEGKKQDKERLTVAICYNEDGSEKLPLWIIGKYAKPRCFKNVNLNILNVGALVSVLCLYFVTI; encoded by the exons ATGACAGACGAGATTCGAAGAGCATTATGCAAGCACAACAAGGATAATCTAAGTCTCACTCAAAAGCAATTGCAAGAATGGGTTCATAGTAACTATGGTTTGCAG AAAAATCTCTCTATGAATGGATTCTTCAATATCATGAAAGATATGTATCCAGTGGATACTCCATACTTTACTTTTTCTATTGGTTGGCTTGGAAAGTTCAAAGCAAGATATGGAATTAAAAATTTCCTGCGTTGTGGAGAGAGTGGATCTGTTGAAATGGAGGGCATGGAGGACAAATTAAAATCCATAAGAGACAAAGTTGATCAGTTTGAAATGAAAGACATCTTTAATATGGATGAAAcag GTTTGTTTTTTAGACTTCAACCGGATCATTCCCTTGCGACAATGCAGCTTGAAGGGAAAAAACAAGACAAGGAAAGACTAACTGTTGCTATTTGCTATAATGAGGACGGTTCCGAAAAACTTCCTTTATGGATTATTGGGAAATATGCTAAACCAAGGTGCTTCAAGAATGTAAACTTGAACATTCtgaatgttggtgcacttgtgtctgtactttgtctgtattttgtcacGATATAA